One genomic window of Streptomyces spiramyceticus includes the following:
- a CDS encoding Shedu anti-phage system protein SduA domain-containing protein, whose protein sequence is MQEFLELHPCFLPGATDNIGPGGHHGPSFSAVIRQPPLKGLGPTRVPDFMWVRRDTGAIRPICIEIESPRKTWFNKGSRTPTAELTQAIDQLTEWKVWFSSPENQLIFAKTYAPRCSHRPVEPQFVLVYGRDSEFRAATSPHDNPDYMRQKRDHMPRDREHYYTYDQLAPEREAADYATLTYQVDAWSLHSVPPTFSTGYHITDMGEAIRDPSEGLSRPDLMSPERRAYIVERWEYWRKIAFSRHDYFIAVGRE, encoded by the coding sequence ATGCAAGAGTTCTTGGAGCTGCACCCCTGCTTCCTCCCTGGCGCAACGGACAACATCGGCCCGGGAGGCCATCACGGGCCCTCGTTCTCCGCCGTGATTCGACAGCCTCCACTGAAGGGTCTTGGTCCAACGCGCGTCCCAGACTTCATGTGGGTCCGGCGGGACACAGGAGCCATCCGGCCGATCTGCATCGAGATTGAGAGCCCTCGGAAGACGTGGTTCAACAAGGGGTCGAGGACACCGACCGCCGAGTTGACGCAGGCGATCGACCAACTCACGGAGTGGAAGGTCTGGTTCTCGTCTCCAGAGAACCAGCTCATTTTTGCGAAGACATACGCCCCCAGGTGCTCGCACCGCCCGGTTGAGCCTCAGTTCGTCCTCGTCTACGGGCGAGACTCGGAGTTCCGTGCAGCGACGTCACCTCACGACAATCCCGACTACATGAGGCAGAAGCGCGACCACATGCCTCGGGATCGCGAGCACTACTACACCTACGACCAGTTGGCTCCGGAGCGAGAAGCAGCGGACTACGCCACCCTCACGTACCAAGTGGACGCATGGAGCTTGCACTCCGTACCGCCAACTTTCTCAACGGGCTACCACATCACGGACATGGGCGAGGCCATCCGTGATCCCTCAGAAGGGCTATCGCGACCGGACCTCATGAGCCCGGAGCGAAGGGCGTACATCGTCGAGCGCTGGGAGTACTGGCGCAAAATTGCATTCTCAAGACATGACTACTTCATCGCCGTTGGTCGCGAGTAG